The segment ACGATGCCTGGCGGTCACCCTGGCGTACTGGTTCGAGACAAGGGTGTAATCGTGGTCCAAGACTCGCGTGTCCTCATCGTGGACGATCACCCCACGCTGCGCGAGGGTCTCCGTGCCTGGTTGGTGGAGCAGGACTGGGTCGCAGACGTGATCGAGGCCGCCACCGTGCAGGAGGCACTCAGGGAAGCCACACACCACCAGGTGAACGTCGTTGTGATGGACGTGGCGCTCCCCGATGGCGACGGCATCGAGGCCGTCGCCAAGCTCGTGCAACGGCTTCGGGACGTCAAGGTGCTCGTGTTGACGTACAACGGCGACGACGAGCAGGTCCACCGGGCCCTCAAGGCCGGAGCACATGGGTACGCCCGCAAGGACACGAAGACGAAGGACCTTGTCGCGATCCTGCGCGCCGTCGCGTGCGGCTCGTTCGTCCTCGGTCCCGAGGTGAGCACAGCCTTCCTCGGCAACGTGCGGCGGGCCCGGGTGCGCCTGCCGGAGCCGTTCGACAAGCTCACCGAGCGGGAGCGGGAGATGCTCGGCGCCTTGGTGCGCAACGAGTCCGTCGAAGAGATCGCCAGGCACCTCGGGCTCAGCGGCAAGACGATCCGCAACCTGCTCTCCAACGACCTCTACCGCAAGCTCGGCGTGGAAAACAAGTTTCAGGCCGTACGCCTCGTGCGCGACCGGGGCGTCGAAAAGGCGCTCTGACACGCAACCGCCCCTACGCCGGGACGCCCATCCCTGGAGCCGGGACTACGGCGCGGGCCACAGTGCTGCCATGACCTCCCAAGGCGTGCGGAAGGCCGCCAACGCCGTGGCGCTGCTCGACCGGCACCTGATCCGCGCGACGGGCTCGGACCTCGCGCTTCGCAGGTATCGCGGCCTGCTCCGGGAACTCTGCCTCCTCGCTCTCGTGCTGGTCTTCGGCGGTG is part of the Phytohabitans houttuyneae genome and harbors:
- a CDS encoding response regulator transcription factor yields the protein MVQDSRVLIVDDHPTLREGLRAWLVEQDWVADVIEAATVQEALREATHHQVNVVVMDVALPDGDGIEAVAKLVQRLRDVKVLVLTYNGDDEQVHRALKAGAHGYARKDTKTKDLVAILRAVACGSFVLGPEVSTAFLGNVRRARVRLPEPFDKLTEREREMLGALVRNESVEEIARHLGLSGKTIRNLLSNDLYRKLGVENKFQAVRLVRDRGVEKAL